From Methanobrevibacter millerae, one genomic window encodes:
- a CDS encoding DUF3800 domain-containing protein, which translates to MKYIYIDESGDLGEKYSSSKFFVIGAIIVNNPKNLNRIIKDARKKYNNIIGRDLEIKGNKTNRYVIKKILEKINNIEYQVLAIFLDKQNLNKIPNFYNHHLLYDTLASKLSEKIIITSPTTVIIDRSKSKHEDIRIFNERFLSSLNNPNNYQININHANSIKEKGLQTADLIAWSVFQSLEHENSEFIDLIKNKNIYEVFK; encoded by the coding sequence ATGAAATACATTTATATTGATGAAAGTGGAGATTTAGGAGAAAAATATTCCAGTTCCAAATTTTTTGTTATAGGAGCCATTATAGTAAATAATCCTAAAAATCTTAATAGAATAATTAAAGATGCTAGAAAAAAATACAATAATATTATTGGTAGAGATTTAGAAATAAAAGGAAACAAAACAAATCGTTATGTCATCAAAAAAATATTAGAAAAAATTAATAACATTGAATATCAAGTTTTAGCAATCTTTCTTGATAAACAAAATCTTAACAAAATACCAAATTTCTATAATCACCATTTATTGTATGACACTTTAGCTTCCAAATTATCTGAAAAAATTATTATAACTTCTCCAACAACGGTTATTATAGATAGATCTAAAAGTAAACATGAAGACATACGTATTTTTAATGAGAGATTTTTATCAAGCCTTAATAATCCAAATAATTATCAAATAAATATCAATCATGCCAATTCCATTAAAGAAAAAGGACTACAAACAGCAGACTTAATAGCATGGTCCGTTTTTCAAAGTTTAGAACATGAAAACTCTGAATTCATTGATTTAATAAAAAATAAGAATATATATGAAGTATTTAAATAA
- a CDS encoding DUF4013 domain-containing protein: MDLKKLVTSSFKYPFRNIKRLPIICLLFILIAIIPIGMISDNSYVTAIGVIAFFLFILLVPGYFLSIVKLGSNQSAMLPSFNLVNNIYDSIRVMFLRIVYMIIPAFVFFLALTAFGSTSREMLYNLRIPEFIVTVGLVLVLVLIIYLIFEFLLFFAKARLAYFNSLKEALNIKKVIGDIRSIGIVNIIKWLIIMAVLLNVVTFATSFVISIPYVGFLIYVCVVIPIIESIANYSLGLLYSNIARNYDDAELIESQTNDLLQ, from the coding sequence ATGGATTTAAAAAAGCTAGTTACAAGTTCATTCAAATATCCATTCAGAAACATTAAAAGACTGCCGATAATCTGTCTTCTGTTCATTTTGATTGCCATCATTCCAATCGGCATGATATCAGACAACAGTTACGTTACGGCAATTGGCGTGATTGCTTTTTTCCTATTCATTCTGCTTGTGCCGGGATATTTCCTCTCCATTGTAAAGCTTGGTTCAAATCAGTCCGCAATGCTTCCCTCATTCAATCTCGTAAACAACATATACGACTCCATAAGGGTGATGTTTTTAAGAATAGTCTACATGATCATTCCGGCTTTCGTATTCTTCCTTGCCTTAACCGCATTCGGCTCCACAAGCAGGGAAATGCTTTACAACTTAAGAATACCTGAGTTTATAGTGACCGTCGGACTGGTGCTGGTTCTGGTTTTAATCATCTATCTAATATTTGAATTCCTTTTATTCTTTGCAAAGGCCAGACTGGCTTACTTCAATAGCCTGAAGGAAGCCTTAAACATCAAAAAGGTAATAGGAGATATCAGAAGCATAGGCATTGTCAACATAATCAAATGGCTGATAATAATGGCAGTATTGCTGAACGTGGTTACTTTTGCAACGTCATTCGTGATTTCAATTCCTTATGTGGGTTTTCTGATATATGTCTGCGTTGTCATTCCAATCATTGAAAGCATAGCCAATTATTCACTGGGATTGCTGTATTCTAATATTGCTAGAAATTATGATGATGCAGAGCTTATTGAATCTCAAACAAATGATTTATTGCAATAA
- the sstT gene encoding serine/threonine transporter SstT: MDIIKKWTQSSFILKIIIGLIIGAVLGITVPQWQFISLIGDIFVSALKAIAPIMVFILVAAAISRAETSNGSKFKMIIILFLLTNFIAAALSIITCQIYPVSIHLSASSNATAPVGIGDVINGMILKIFSSPVQALAEGEYLGILFWSMMFGLALKMVASDATKDMINDISEACTKVVAIIIQFAPIGIMGLVFTSVSQSGLSIFTQYGQAIFLIVVCIAIVGFIINPLIAAIILRRNPIHLVLIAYRESGITAFFSRSSAANIPINMQICEKMRLDRNFYSISIPLGSTINTNGAAVTIAVMTLITCHTMGITLSLPLAVILALLTMLAACCASGVIGGSLLLIPLTCSLFGISQDISMQVVAVGFIISVIQDSCETAVNSASDVIFTAATEYYYRAKNSLPLDYLGEYAKK; this comes from the coding sequence TTACAGTTCCCCAATGGCAATTCATAAGCCTTATTGGGGATATTTTCGTATCAGCCCTTAAAGCCATTGCTCCGATAATGGTTTTCATACTTGTGGCAGCAGCCATTTCCCGTGCAGAAACAAGCAACGGTTCGAAATTCAAAATGATTATCATACTGTTTCTATTAACTAATTTTATAGCTGCAGCCCTATCAATTATCACATGCCAGATTTATCCGGTAAGCATCCATTTATCCGCATCAAGCAATGCCACCGCTCCCGTCGGAATCGGCGATGTAATCAATGGAATGATTTTGAAAATATTTTCAAGTCCCGTTCAGGCGCTGGCTGAAGGGGAATATCTTGGAATCCTTTTCTGGTCAATGATGTTCGGTTTGGCCTTGAAGATGGTTGCAAGCGATGCGACAAAGGACATGATCAATGACATATCCGAAGCGTGCACAAAGGTTGTTGCAATAATCATCCAGTTTGCCCCAATAGGTATTATGGGTCTTGTATTCACCTCCGTTTCCCAAAGCGGATTAAGCATCTTTACCCAATACGGCCAGGCGATTTTTCTGATTGTAGTCTGCATAGCCATTGTCGGTTTTATAATCAATCCGTTAATTGCCGCCATAATATTGAGACGCAACCCTATCCACCTTGTTTTAATAGCTTACCGTGAAAGCGGAATCACGGCATTCTTTTCAAGAAGTTCAGCCGCTAACATTCCAATCAATATGCAGATATGTGAAAAAATGAGACTGGACAGGAATTTCTATTCCATAAGCATACCTTTAGGCTCAACCATCAATACAAACGGCGCTGCGGTCACCATTGCAGTCATGACTCTCATCACGTGCCATACGATGGGAATTACACTTTCGCTTCCTCTTGCAGTAATTTTGGCTTTATTGACCATGCTAGCTGCCTGCTGTGCTTCAGGCGTTATTGGAGGATCATTGCTTCTCATACCCCTTACATGCTCCCTGTTCGGCATAAGCCAGGACATTTCCATGCAGGTTGTTGCCGTAGGATTTATAATCAGCGTCATTCAGGATTCCTGTGAAACGGCAGTCAATTCAGCATCTGACGTAATATTTACCGCAGCAACGGAATATTATTATCGGGCAAAAAATTCCCTGCCGCTTGATTATCTGGGTGAATATGCGAAAAAATAA